CGCCAGTGTGATCGCGGTCGGAGCGCTCGGCGGGAAAGTATCTATCGGTTTTACGCTTAAGATCTGGGTCTCGCCGCTTTCGACCGATTCGCCGCCGGTCCCGAGTGAGATCGTCCTGACAAAATAGAAATATTCCTTTGTAAATTCAAAGGTCCGATCTGCAAATTGCGTTTCGGTTACCGGAGCCGTATTCAACAATTTCGCCGCTTCGGTTGACGAACCGGAACGGTATACATTGAAACCGATGATGTTCGCAGGGGTCGAACCGTCGATGTTCGCGACAGGTTCATTCCACGTCAATTCGACCGCGTCCTGCGATAAGACGGACGAAAGGGAAGTCGGCGGGTTTGCGACCCGCGATGCCGGTTCGAGCAAATAAAAGTTCGAAAACGCTGCTTTTTGTCCTGATGCATTTACGAACCGGATCGCGTACCTCAATCTGATCGGCTGACCCGAAAACTGGAGCGCATCGCGATAGGTCATCGTCCGCCCGCCGAAATCCGTGTCATTCACTTTGATCGTCGAGATGATGATCGCGGTCGAGGCAAATTCCTCCTCCGACCGGTTTTGAGGCGCGGTCAAGGGTTCGGCGAGCCGGTAGATGTCGATCCGGTCGATGTTCAGAACGCTTTCCGCCGGAGCGTTGCGCAGAGGCATTCTCCACGACAAGATCGTAAGGTTGCCGCGCTGAAATCCGGAAACCTCGGCTCGCTGGACGACGCGTTCATTCGGCGGGAGCGGCGGTTTGCGCTTACCGCAGCTTAAGGCTCCTAAGCAGCAAAGCGCTAAAGCTATCGCGAGTGCTTTAGTGCTTAACTGCTTAGGAAATGCTTGATCTCTTAAGGGGCGTTTTGGCAGCGACATGTGCTTAAACTAAAGAATGTACTGTCTAAGATCCTGGTCCTTAACGAGGCCCGACAGTTTGGCATCGACGTATGCGGCATCGATCGAAACCTGTTTATCGTCGATCTCGCTGCCGAGAAAGCTGATCTCTTCCAAAAGCCGTTCCAATAACGTATGGAGCCGCCGAGCGCCTATGTTCTCGGTGTTCTTGTTTATCTCGGCCGTCATTTCGGCAATCCGGGCGATCGCATCGTCCGTGAATTCGAGCTCGATTCCCTCGGTGCTTAAGAGTGCCTGATACTGTTTAATGAGCGAGTTTCTCGGCTGCGTCAGTATTCGCTTAAGGTCGTCAACGGTAAGCGATTCGAGTTCGACGCGTATCGGGAAACGCCCCTGAAGCTCGGGTATCAGATCGGATGGTTTAGAAACGTGAAATGCTCCGGCGGCTACGAACAGGATGTGTTCGGTATTTATCATCCCATAACGGGTGTTGACGTTGGTGCCTTCGACGATCGGCAGCAGATCGCGTTGTACGCCTTCGCGCGAAACATCCGGGCTCCCGCCCGATTCACGTCCCGCGATCTTATCGATCTCGTCGAGAAAAATGATCCCAGAACTCTGTGCGCGTTCGAGCGCTGAACGGCTGATCTGATCCATATCGATCAGATTCTCTTGTTCATCGCGCAGCAGGTATGACCATGCCTCCGATATTTTCATTCGGCGCCGCACCGTCTTTGCCGGAAAGAGGTTGCCGAACATATCGCGAAGGTTGACGCCCATTTCCTCC
The DNA window shown above is from Chloracidobacterium sp. and carries:
- the hslU gene encoding ATP-dependent protease ATPase subunit HslU translates to MTIYLGGEVKATASKQNLDELTPRQIVAELDKYVVGQTDAKRAVAVALRNRIRRQKLPDDIARDILPKNILMIGSTGVGKTEIARRLARIADSPFIKIEASKFTEVGYVGRDVESMVRELADVAIDMAKQAAYDDVRQTAEENAEEKILDILLPPTSISYTSSLDNHTATPNDDVPGSRTREKLREQFRRGDLDDRMIEIETQDRSNATIDFVGGQGMEEMGVNLRDMFGNLFPAKTVRRRMKISEAWSYLLRDEQENLIDMDQISRSALERAQSSGIIFLDEIDKIAGRESGGSPDVSREGVQRDLLPIVEGTNVNTRYGMINTEHILFVAAGAFHVSKPSDLIPELQGRFPIRVELESLTVDDLKRILTQPRNSLIKQYQALLSTEGIELEFTDDAIARIAEMTAEINKNTENIGARRLHTLLERLLEEISFLGSEIDDKQVSIDAAYVDAKLSGLVKDQDLRQYIL